CTTAGGGAAATCAAGTGGTAAGGTTGGGGGATATCCTctgcgatatatatatactgatagTTGTTTAAAATGAACTCCGCAGAGTTTTGAATTTCTTGCTTATCAGCTAAATAGacatccctttttttaaaaaattattcatgcTGGAATGAAGTATAAAATTTATGTGCCTAAAATATTgcagtaaaaaatatattttgtgtggtAATTAAGTCGTACCATGCAGCTACTGGTTTTTCATTTCCCTTAATGGGTGTGCtggaaacattgaaaaatacTTCCTTGACTTTGTGGATGGCTGATTATTGCCTACGCAAATTTTACTTCATCATCTACTTTTGGGTGTTTCCTAGTCAAATATGGCTGTCTTAAGAATCTTGAGCATATGCAGGTATCCCAAGAGGGTTTTATGATCATAATCGTCTTGATAGATGGTAGatcagaaaatatgttttcatccCATTTGTACTGTTCTGGTTTTTCTTCACCTTTGCAATTGACAgttttcacaaaattatttctgatgACCAAGTTCATTGCATAAATACCAATTTTTCCACTCAAGGTCTGAAGTGAAATGTGCCATGACTATCACCATTGATTATGCAGTCAAAGATCTATATTCAGTAGAACTTGCTAAATATATGGtgtcactttgtttttcttcatgtaATGCGTAGATGgtgtatatatttaaaagagaGAGGTTGGGGTGAGAAACTTGAGGTTGTGTAAAAAGAGAATGCCAAGTGATATCTTTGCACCTGATGTGCTACATTTTTAGATTTGTAAGTCTCATATTCAAGTACAAATTATGTTATTAAATGTCCTATATAGTATTCAGATTAacttaatacaaatttaaaatatttattcaagtaTTTTGATGTTGATAGTCATGCTTAAAGGTCTAGTATAGTGCAGATTCTAATGACTGGGTGAAGCTCTGAttctatttccccaaatctagGCAAATACCCTTCTCTCCATTCACCAGAtatacatgtctacaaacatcatgcacagaaagggGTCAACAACATGAACATTAGGCTTGTACATGGGCATGTCTATGCCCTTTAGCTTATGAAAGGACTGGGACCAAATGTTAATTTGGTTTATCTGCCTATAAAACATGCCCATACACAGAATTCTGTACTAACAAAATTCAGTGAAGCATGACAGAGTATAGCTATGCATAGGATTATCACACCTAGTACTAGTGCACACTCTAGTACTTCTTTCAAATGTTGCTTTTAATGAAACTCAGGATCCTTGCTTGTttggaaaacagaaaagatacaTGTGATGTCATTATTTGTGAATCTCTGCTTGTATTTTGAGATTGGAAGAAATATTTACGAGATTGgggaaatgttattttgtaatgaacttttgccagtcattagaaaaaaaatgcatcacaCAAGACCTTTAACAAATGTAACATGCTGTTCTGTATATAtctaattaattttaacatagaaatacctttgtttttttttatttttgttttatttcattaagcatattattttatccagaattattaccattattattcACAAGGACAAAAGATTTCCATCTTGACTGCTGAAAACAATCtgatttttctgctttgtgatgtgacttgaaaatgtaaaagactGAACTATAAAGAACActtcaacattaaaaaagcacaaaacatcCAATGCTGTTGCAATATTGCATGCACTTATCATACAAAAGCCTGATGACatgctatattttaaaatgtcttctgaTCTGCAATATGAACAATATTATCTGACAGCCTAAACTTTATGACACAGGCCCATTACTTTCTAACAAGGCTTTAAACTGCACGGCACATTAGCGTCTACACTTCAAATGCCAGTGCAGGGAATGAAAGTGCTGTTCCCTTGAACCTGGATTGTTCACCTTGAAAAAACTGTTAAGATTTCGGTTTTGTCTCTTGATCTGTAACATTACGAATAAAAATCGCATCTTCTGGgcaattttctttctcatctacCTCATACATATATGAAGAAGCGATCGCGAGCACGTTTCCATCATTACTAAATGCAAGGGAAGCAATGCTTGTTGGATACCTGAAAAGAACATGAAGTGCTTTAATACACTAGTTGAAGCTCATAAATACAAAGGCCAACtattctgcttttaaatttaaaaaaaaattatgtcataaaaaaattcatcgGTGTAATCACTAATATCGTCAAATCttcattttaaagagcattagGTAAGGGATGggtaaagtaaaacagaaaagagattttaaaatacataaattctgatatacatttttaacacacctttctctttctttcaaaagatgTGACTCGTTAAATTGTGTTCTAAGATATGTTAATGACTCACTTTTAAACAGGTGCTGTGATTAATGCTACTTGACAAAAACATAAGTATTTGTTGTCTACAAATGCTATTGCTCTAACCGCACTGCTATCCACTTctcttttattaattattaagttaaataaaattattaaataatgtgAAAGCTGAGTTAGGGTTAGTGTGTACTCACTTGTGAAACTGACAAAGTCTCTTCTTGTTAAAGCCATCCCAGATGTTAACATAGCCATCAGAGCCCCCTGTAGCAAAAGTGTTGTAAATGTTGTGAAAGGCTATAGCATTGACCGGATAGATGTTTTCCACACCATTCTCCTTGATTCGATGACATTTAAAGGcatatttcttcttctgcaCTTCTGGGCTTGGATCAAGATATTCCACAGCAACCCTTCCTgcatgaagataaaaaaaaagttacaaaattaatattcttttcttctacataGATCAGTGCTTACTTAGGGTGAAGCATATCCTTACTCTTGAACCTGGATTACTGTTATTTATGAAAATTTAATCTTTTCATAATCTTGAAAGAgactgggaaaaaaatgcttagaAGTTACAGTCACTCCTCCTTCCAAGGGAAATATCTAATcgtaataaacatatttattcagCACATTTCTCCACTATAGAGCAGACTCAATGTGCTGTATGCAAAAACAAACGACAATATAATAGTCAAAGCACATAATGATCATACTTGCACCACTCGCAATCGGgagaaaaagtaataataaagtacacagaataataagaacacagaTGGGTGCACGCAACATAATATGCAAATGTCAACAAAGAACCATGTATTCAAAATGTTACATAAGGTGATTGATCCCACCTTGCTTTAACTCCTCACATGGAAATCCGTGGGACAATGTATGTACAATCAGTGTATCACAGTCTGATCAAAAGTGTCTAACATTTGACCTGTCTGTGTGGTTAATaattagaaatataaaatttgtgtagtgcatactcacactcttaaggagTATGCCCTTAAGAACCAGATCAAGACATGGGCAAtatatgagggacagaaaaacaagcaaacatacacaacagaacaataaacaacaggaataaaagaaaaaaaaaaaaacaaacttaaagaggatccaagtaacaaggactatgaatattatgattatggaaaaaaaagacaagcaggTAAGTAGCAATAGGTGGCAAAGGGGAGAAGGGTGTGAAAATGGACTAGTATtttgtggactgttgttaggagtaatgtttaaagAGGTACATTTTCAGcacacatttaaaggattcaatggtgagtagttggcagatatggaaagggagagagctccATTGTTCCACTGCACAGTAAAAATTCTGTGACCATATGTTAttattctggtgacaggaatagccAGGAGAAGGCTGTCAGAGGAGGAGCTGaattgtctagctgggacgtgAGGGAAGAGAAGTTCCAAGAAATAAGACAGGAgtcagcaaaaaaaacaaaaattaaaacatggcacggacagtttgtactgaatgtgagAACGAAAGGGTAGCTAGTCCAGAAAATTTTCAATGCTCTATGCTTCAAAGATAGGGCTTGTTCGAAGAGGGTGGTTCACATTGCCAGCAATATCATTGGCTTCTCATATAAAAAACCATCAGCCGATCTCTACATGAGGGCTGGGAGGTTAAAAACTGTCAGCATTATTCCAGACCCCTTTCACACACTATATCTCCAAATGCTAGAGAGAAgcaacttgttgccaagaagaGTGCTTTTGTCAAGTCCTTTATATAAACTGATAACACTCTTGAATAGaacaaatgtgtatatgtgtgtgtgcgcctctGATAATTAATTCTGGTGGGTGGGTGAAAGTGTGAGAGTAACTGTACAGTTATGTGAGGTGtgcatatattttgtttagtttattatttatttgaatttccAACAAAGGAAGATTTCTATCTCTTTTGTGAACAgaagtagacaataaagatgcaGTATTTTTCTGTACTAACGATTAGTGAAGCAAATAAAGCTATGCACAACAGCTCATCTTGTCACACCTAATACTCTAGTACATTAATTTCATTCAAATGTTGTTACCTTCAATGGAACTTAGGACATATCCTTGCTTGTTGGGAAAACAGCGGATGCAGCGGGTTTGATACTTGAGATTAGACTCTCTTCGTTGCTGGACATATCCCATGTTTCTTAGATCCCAGACAAGCACTCGCCGGCCTGCAGTACCAACCACCAGGCGGtccccacacacagacattgtGTAAAcctgtctcacacacaaaacccaAATTGTTGCATTATTGTCTGAACCGGTTTTGACATTATATGCCACCATTCACACAAAGATCTAGACATGCTGTATTGCAGTGATAACAACACTGCACATCTAGATGATAATAACTAAAgatatgcaaatgtttttaacatgTCTGACAGAATTTGAAGGTTTTTGCTTTGGTTAAAACTTATGCCCATAAAACTGTGTAAATTGTGAAAAGTTATGCTTCAAAAGCTGCAgcacatattttaaacagagtGCAGAAATTATTCTTTATGCATAACTGCATTaagtaataaacataaacaatatcaactGATCCTCATAGTTTGTTAAATTAGTCCCTGCATTTTGTTACACAATTGCACTCACactaaaagagaaagaaactgagtGAGGAATTGGGGGCGGAGGTAGAGATCAAAGTCAAAgcatgtctttttctctctctccctcaccacCAATACCCACACACGGAGGGAACgaaacacagcaaaacaaagccCAAAGACATATATGTGTCCAGCTAAGAAGAATTAAAGCCATAAAATAGATGTAATCAAAAATACTGGTAACCTTATCAGGCTGGTTGAAAGTTCCAGCCGCAGAGGGACCTCGAGGGTCCCAAAGTCTGACTGTTGAGTCCCAGCTGCCAGATATGATAACATTGACATCTGGTGCAAACTCCACACATCGGATTGCTTCATCATGGCTACCCACTGTCATTTCTGTTGAAGgataatgttgaaaaaaataaagagaaaacctttaaaagaaagttacaACATTAAGCAATACCTTAGAACCAAGATATACATGATATACCCTTGGTAATatgagaagaaattaaaaatatataaagcatgATTAATTTTCAATCTCTATCTCTATTTTCATCTCTGTTTCACCTTTCAAATCATGCCTCGAGATGCACTTCTTTTCTTGgtatttttattaattctaAAAAGCAATACATAAATTTGTAATACCTGAATTTGTGTTGAAGTCGTACATCTTCAGCATTTTATCTAGCCCTCCACTATATGCATGAACAGCATCCTGAAAATATTATATAACTGGGTAAAAGCATGTAGGCAGAAAGTATGTGGCTTAtatatacaagatacaagatatctttattgtctatagtCACAAGAgacatagaaatttttcttcgttgGGAGCtccgaaaaaaaacaacaacaaaaaaacacacacacacacacacacacaaacaaacaaacaaacaaacaaacaaacaaacacctatAAATACAGCCTGGTCAGTGGATCTATGTAAGGCTTTGTTGTAACTGGCTGCTATCTGAGCGGCGGCGTCCGTGCTGTAAGGTCCGGGAACATACACCAAAATGATTGTCACTTGTCCAAATTCACGTGGCAAGTAAAACGGCCGAAACGACACAGTCAGGATTTCATACGACACAGAACTAGTTATTTCACATATCGTGAACTCCGAGGCTCAGTTGTTGTTTACGAATATGCACAGCCCTCCgcctttattttttcagtatctTCGTTATTCCTGTCATGCCTAATCGTAGTGAAAACCCTCGAGGTGGAAGTCAGTTTTCTTGCTACTAAGCCATATATTAAGAAAGTCATGAAAGTCAATGCgtataataaaacattaacagaacAGCTTCCCAGCAAAAGGCTTTAAAGCATAAGTGAAATTGTGAACAACAGTTGTCACCAGTCTTTACTTGCCTGAATAGTTGAAAAAGCTGACACACCTACATTAACTCTTCACCTTAAGATAAATGTGCAGGTCTAAAACAGGATCTCTTAAAAGAGAATGGCTAAAAACAACTTAGCACCTTTAACTGTTTTCATGCGATCAGTATGCTCGACACAATTGTTAATAATTCTAGATCAACATTATCGtgataaatgtataatttttagcttagaattaaaataagtgcttaaaaatatttccttttaaaaattcatctGCCAATGGAAAACTATGAACATTGATCCCCACAACCTGCAAGTTACATAGGCAATATTCACATTCTCACAAtgaaatgaccaactttattaatccaacTGGGCAATTATACCTTAGGAGGTGTGCTCAGCtacaaaagttataaaaaaagactaaacaaGTATTAgttacaagataaaaataagcaaagtgATGCACTGTAGAAATCTTACATTTAGATCATTTTTTAATCACCTACATCATCACCCCACCCCTGCAATACACAACTGATAATTCATATCTGGCTcagcagctggactgctgaGGGTATAAATGATTTCAAGTGCCTGTTACTTCTGCATACAGCATGATCAATTATGTTCACTCCCCAGTCatactttgttttcctttctcccaCCACTG
This sequence is a window from Pomacea canaliculata isolate SZHN2017 linkage group LG5, ASM307304v1, whole genome shotgun sequence. Protein-coding genes within it:
- the LOC112563904 gene encoding mitotic checkpoint protein BUB3-like → MGETPSEFKLNNPPGDGISAVKFGPSSNQFLLVSSWDDSVRLYDVVANNMRIKYMHAAPVLDCCFQDAVHAYSGGLDKMLKMYDFNTNSEMTVGSHDEAIRCVEFAPDVNVIISGSWDSTVRLWDPRGPSAAGTFNQPDKVYTMSVCGDRLVVGTAGRRVLVWDLRNMGYVQQRRESNLKYQTRCIRCFPNKQGYVLSSIEGRVAVEYLDPSPEVQKKKYAFKCHRIKENGVENIYPVNAIAFHNIYNTFATGGSDGYVNIWDGFNKKRLCQFHKYPTSIASLAFSNDGNVLAIASSYMYEVDEKENCPEDAIFIRNVTDQETKPKS